One genomic window of Oncorhynchus kisutch isolate 150728-3 linkage group LG26, Okis_V2, whole genome shotgun sequence includes the following:
- the LOC109870656 gene encoding thioredoxin domain-containing protein 9, which produces MASQSMEIMAKALEQQVLQSARMVEEQLDAELGKLERMDDDEMEKLKERRMEALKKSQKQKQEWLGKGHGEYKEIPSEKDFFPEVKESNRVVCHFYRDSTFRCKILDKHLSVLAKKHLETKFIKLNVDKAPFLTDRLRIKVIPTLALVKDGKTKDYIVGFTDLGNTDEFPTEVLEWRMGCSDIINYSGNLMEPPTLTQKSGSKFIKVEKTIRGRGHNSDSEDD; this is translated from the exons ATGGCGAGTCAGTCGATGGAGATCATGGCCAAGGCGCTGGAGCAGCAGGTGCTGCAGTCAGCCAGGATGGTGGAGGAGCAGCTGGATGCAGAGCTGGGGAAGCTGGAGCGCATGGATGACGATGAGATGGAAaagctgaaggagaggaggatggaggccCTCAAGAAATCCCAGAAACAAAAGCAG GAGTGGCTGGGTAAAGGGCACGGGGAGTACAAGGAGATTCCCAGTGAGAAAGACTTCTTCCCTGAGGTGAAGGAGAGCAATCGAGTGGTCTGCCATTTCTACAGAGACTCCACCTTCAG ATGCAAGATCCTGGATAAGCACCTTAGCGTCCTGGCCAAGAAGCACCTGGAGACCAAGTTCATCAAGCTGAATGTGGACAAGGCTCCATTCCTGACAGATAGGCTGCGGATCAAGGTGATTCCCACGCTGGCGCTGGTAAAGGATGGGAAGACCAAGGACTACATAGTGGGTTTCACAGACCTAGGAAACACAGACGAGTTCCCCACAGAGGTGCTGGAGTGGAGAATGGGCTGCTCtgacatcatcaactacag TGGTAACCTCATGGAGCCCCCCACCCTGACACAGAAATCTGGTTCGAAGTTCATCAAAGTGGAGAAGACCATCAGGGGGAGAGGACACAACTCAGACTCTGAAGACGACTAG
- the mrpl30 gene encoding large ribosomal subunit protein uL30m, which yields MAMLCRGLHIPSPIQALTETTPLPWLISFRSKFTKARIPQEILDERSQEHEKYGGNQEQPHKLHVVTRVKSTMRRPYWEKKLVEGLCLQKAYVPVIHKNIPSVNNQLKFIKHLVRIQPLKLPHGLPAEEDMADTYLNSKGELIVRRLLKPVESKAIES from the exons ATGGCTATGCTATGTCGTGGTCTTCACATACCTTCCCCAATTCAG GCTTTAACAGAAACTACGCCCCTGCCTTGGTTAATTTCATTCCGAAGCAAGTTCACCAAAGCACGGATCCCACAAGAG ATTCTGGATGAGCGGTCTCAAGAGCATGAGAAGTATGGTGGAAACCAGGAGCAGCCCCATAAGCTGCACGTGGTGACACGGGTCAAGAGCACCATGCGCCGGCCCTACTGGGAGAAGAAGCTAGTGGAGGGACTCTGCTTGCAGAAG GCGTATGTACCTGTAATTCACAAGAACATCCCTTCAGTCAACAACCAGCTGAAATTCATCAAGCATCTTGTGAG GATCCAGCCACTGAAGCTTCCCCATGGTCTCCCTGCTGAGGAAGACATGGCCGACACCTACCTGAACAGCAAAGGAGAGCTGATCGTACGACGCCTCCTCAAACCTGTAGAGTCCAAAGCCATCGAGTCATAG